Genomic segment of Bdellovibrio bacteriovorus:
ACCATTGAAAATATCATGTTCAGGCATTTCTAAATAACCTTTGGAATAAACCTGCACGCCACAGTTTTTACAGAAGTAGTGGTGAATGTGACCTTCAGGCCAGCCTGAAGGCGAGGCGTGATAATTCGTTAAAGAGTCTTCACCGGTTTTTAATGTGAGTTGGTCGGCTTTCGTGAAGACTTTCTGATACTTCGTTTTCACGCAATAAGTGCAATTGCATTTATGAATCCCTCGAGAGACATCTAAGTTCACGTCAAATTGAACTTTCTTGCAGTGACAACTTCCATGGTAGGCTTTAAGCATAGAACCTCCGGTTCCCAAAGCCTCCCATGGTGAAAAAATAAAATCCACCATTAAGATGGAGCCGGTCCT
This window contains:
- a CDS encoding GFA family protein, with the protein product MLKAYHGSCHCKKVQFDVNLDVSRGIHKCNCTYCVKTKYQKVFTKADQLTLKTGEDSLTNYHASPSGWPEGHIHHYFCKNCGVQVYSKGYLEMPEHDIFNGWFYAVNLATIDDVTPEEIIFAPVIYEDGINDNQLNPPKETRHL